The Caulifigura coniformis genome includes a region encoding these proteins:
- a CDS encoding recombinase family protein: MKRFVSLARVSSREQEREGFSLDIQVEALERYAEQHHGQIVRMFKIAETASKSDERKTFRELIAYAKKHCSELDGLLVYKVDRAARNLFDFVEIERLESEYDVPFICVTQPTESNPAGRMMRRTLANMASFYTEQQSVDVREGLARRVREGWFVCKAPYGYRNVRREGRGIVEIDPIPADNVRRIFHLYAYENLTLDGVVAAINGEGRAFRGSSPTFPRSSIHTILSDRAYIGELEFRGQWLPGKHEPLIDRSTWNRVQTLLGGANYHCHALTFSGELIRCGHCGRPITGERKIKRLKNGGERTHVYYRCARYSLPGHPRTRVPEADLDRQMLAVFDKMRIENDEVREWFRAVLSSQTRDAQAESIAQRQELVRQESLIVTQQDRLLNLRLDDQIDEHTFAKKGTELRDRLATIKLQMDALDRSRDEIGELASKVFELSQTLREKWLTADYSAKRRILEIVCLNFTLVDTTLVCEMRKPFDVIVEGLLVSSSRDDRI, encoded by the coding sequence ATGAAGAGATTCGTTTCACTCGCCCGTGTCAGTAGCCGCGAACAGGAGCGCGAGGGCTTCTCGCTCGACATTCAGGTCGAGGCGCTTGAACGGTACGCCGAACAGCACCACGGTCAAATCGTGCGGATGTTCAAGATCGCCGAGACGGCCAGCAAGTCCGACGAACGCAAGACATTCCGCGAGTTGATTGCCTACGCCAAAAAGCATTGCTCGGAACTGGACGGCCTTCTCGTCTACAAGGTCGACCGGGCCGCTCGAAACCTGTTCGACTTTGTCGAGATCGAGCGCCTGGAATCCGAGTACGACGTCCCGTTCATTTGCGTCACGCAACCAACCGAAAGCAATCCGGCTGGTCGTATGATGCGGCGTACGTTGGCCAACATGGCCAGCTTCTACACCGAGCAGCAGTCGGTCGATGTTCGCGAGGGGCTCGCACGCCGGGTTCGGGAAGGGTGGTTTGTCTGCAAGGCTCCCTATGGCTATCGCAATGTTCGGCGCGAAGGTCGCGGAATCGTTGAGATCGATCCGATTCCCGCGGACAACGTCCGCCGGATCTTTCATCTCTACGCCTACGAGAACCTGACGCTCGACGGCGTCGTCGCCGCAATCAACGGGGAAGGGCGCGCCTTTCGCGGTTCAAGCCCGACTTTCCCTCGAAGCTCGATCCACACGATTCTTTCGGATCGAGCCTACATCGGCGAACTGGAGTTTCGTGGTCAGTGGCTGCCGGGAAAGCACGAGCCGCTGATCGATCGTTCCACCTGGAATCGAGTCCAGACACTTCTGGGCGGAGCGAACTATCACTGCCATGCCCTCACGTTCTCGGGCGAACTGATTCGCTGCGGTCATTGCGGGCGACCGATCACGGGGGAACGGAAGATCAAGCGGCTCAAGAACGGAGGGGAACGCACGCATGTCTACTACCGCTGTGCCCGCTACTCGCTGCCGGGCCATCCGAGGACGCGCGTTCCGGAGGCCGATCTGGACCGGCAGATGCTCGCAGTCTTCGACAAGATGCGGATCGAAAACGACGAGGTCAGAGAGTGGTTCCGAGCGGTTCTCAGCTCGCAGACTCGTGATGCTCAAGCAGAGTCGATCGCCCAACGTCAGGAACTGGTTCGCCAGGAGTCGCTGATTGTCACCCAGCAAGACCGCCTGCTGAATCTGCGGCTGGACGATCAGATCGACGAACACACGTTTGCGAAGAAGGGGACGGAACTCCGTGACCGTCTGGCGACGATCAAGTTGCAGATGGATGCTCTCGATCGTTCGAGGGACGAGATCGGCGAGTTGGCCTCGAAAGTGTTTGAACTTTCGCAAACGCTCCGGGAGAAGTGGCTTACGGCGGATTACTCTGCGAAGCGCCGAATCCTCGAAATCGTCTGTTTGAACTTCACGCTGGTCGACACAACTCTCGTCTGTGAAATGAGAAAGCCCTTCGATGTGATCGTCGAAGGGCTTCTCGTCTCATCAAGTCGGGATGACAGGATTTGA
- a CDS encoding glycerophosphodiester phosphodiesterase, which yields MITTAPALLVLCAALSASPPEIVAHRGESADAPENTMAAFRLAWERKVPAIELDVHLSKDGKLVVIHDKDTKRTANVKKVIKESTWDELKDIDVGAWKDAKYKGEKLCILEDALATIPKGARCFIEIKVGAEATPALVKAVKGSGKSNAQLCVISFQADAVEASKKALPDIPAYYLASFKQDKETKQWTPTIEEVIATAKEIKADGVDLSYKGPIDEALVKKVRDAGLGLYFWTVDEEGPARQLVELGADGITTNKGEWLGKILSQPAGK from the coding sequence ATGATCACGACCGCACCCGCCCTTCTTGTCCTGTGTGCCGCCCTGTCCGCCAGCCCGCCCGAGATTGTCGCCCACCGCGGAGAATCGGCCGATGCTCCGGAAAACACGATGGCCGCGTTCCGGCTGGCGTGGGAGCGCAAGGTCCCGGCGATCGAACTCGACGTTCACCTGTCGAAGGACGGCAAGCTCGTCGTGATTCATGACAAGGACACGAAGCGGACAGCGAACGTCAAGAAGGTGATCAAGGAGTCGACCTGGGACGAGCTGAAGGACATTGACGTCGGAGCCTGGAAGGACGCGAAGTACAAGGGAGAGAAGCTCTGCATTCTTGAGGATGCGCTCGCGACGATCCCCAAAGGGGCGCGATGCTTCATTGAGATCAAGGTGGGGGCGGAAGCGACGCCGGCCCTGGTGAAAGCCGTCAAAGGCAGCGGCAAATCGAACGCCCAGCTGTGCGTGATCAGCTTCCAGGCCGACGCCGTGGAAGCCTCGAAGAAAGCGCTTCCGGACATTCCGGCCTACTACCTCGCCAGTTTCAAGCAGGACAAAGAGACGAAGCAGTGGACTCCGACCATTGAGGAAGTGATTGCGACGGCGAAAGAGATCAAGGCGGACGGCGTCGACCTGTCGTACAAGGGGCCGATCGACGAAGCGCTCGTCAAGAAGGTGCGTGACGCGGGGCTCGGACTGTATTTCTGGACGGTCGACGAGGAGGGGCCGGCCCGTCAGCTCGTGGAGCTGGGGGCGGACGGAATCACGACGAACAAAGGCGAATGGCTGGGGAAGATTCTCTCCCAGCCGGCCGGAAAGTAG
- a CDS encoding tetratricopeptide repeat protein: protein MLGSGLVRAEAPPGLLDESAKRSARRLEAPNPLEKDLEVRVGKSPKDGAAWRMLGRLRMQRGDWEGAMEALERAVTLDQLSAAAFFDYGQAASHLGHHAAARAALQRVQSIAPESEYASQAESLIEELPAEDGGVQQASYELRTFDGSNLRPLIAPEITDEEPGWDDALDVRLDLNAQYNSNVTLAPSSRELSGRQRGSAQGMGSMSLRWAAIDSDVLRLGPSFETDFTLNERNLDQYDLQSYRPGLWAESLFDTGPVMVKPRVAYIFDYDEFGGKRFGERHSLAFSASALWTPVQTTTWYYSIDNNNIAEDGVDPSQTSQDGWSNTLGAVHDFVNRDLFWRSFRIGSDFQNVNTDGDIYRFYASSIYSQSIIVLTPGLNLKLRGGYAYRNYPDFPESPSRNTHVLRAGAELRKYFDDGLSAALYSNYDRFASRNDHFDSERFINGAMMSWEY, encoded by the coding sequence ATGCTCGGTTCGGGCCTCGTTCGCGCCGAGGCTCCCCCGGGGCTGCTCGATGAATCGGCGAAACGCTCGGCCCGGCGGCTGGAAGCGCCGAACCCCCTCGAGAAAGACCTCGAAGTCAGGGTTGGGAAATCACCCAAAGATGGAGCGGCCTGGCGCATGCTCGGCCGCCTCCGCATGCAGCGCGGCGACTGGGAAGGAGCCATGGAAGCGCTCGAACGCGCCGTGACCCTCGACCAGCTCAGCGCGGCCGCATTTTTCGACTACGGCCAGGCCGCCTCGCATCTCGGCCATCACGCCGCCGCCCGGGCGGCCCTCCAGCGCGTCCAGTCGATCGCCCCCGAGAGCGAGTACGCGTCCCAGGCCGAATCGCTTATCGAGGAACTCCCGGCTGAAGACGGCGGTGTCCAGCAGGCGTCCTACGAGCTGCGAACGTTTGATGGCTCCAACCTCCGCCCCCTCATCGCGCCGGAGATCACCGACGAAGAGCCCGGCTGGGACGACGCCCTCGACGTCCGCCTCGACCTCAACGCACAGTACAACAGCAACGTCACGCTCGCCCCCTCCAGCCGCGAACTCAGCGGCCGGCAGCGCGGCAGCGCGCAGGGCATGGGATCGATGTCCCTGCGCTGGGCCGCGATCGACAGTGATGTCCTGCGGCTCGGTCCGTCGTTCGAGACCGACTTCACGCTCAACGAGCGCAACCTCGACCAGTACGACCTGCAAAGCTACCGGCCCGGCCTGTGGGCGGAATCCCTGTTCGACACCGGCCCCGTCATGGTGAAGCCGCGCGTGGCCTACATCTTCGACTACGATGAGTTCGGCGGGAAACGCTTCGGCGAACGGCACTCACTGGCGTTCTCAGCGTCCGCGCTCTGGACCCCCGTCCAGACCACGACCTGGTACTACTCGATCGACAACAACAATATCGCGGAAGACGGCGTTGATCCGTCACAGACGTCGCAGGACGGCTGGTCGAACACCCTCGGCGCCGTGCACGACTTCGTGAACCGCGACCTCTTCTGGCGAAGCTTCCGGATCGGCTCCGACTTCCAGAACGTCAACACCGATGGCGACATCTACCGCTTCTACGCCAGCAGTATCTATTCGCAGTCGATCATCGTGCTCACGCCGGGGCTGAACCTGAAGCTCCGCGGCGGATACGCCTACCGCAACTATCCTGACTTCCCCGAGTCACCCTCGCGGAATACGCATGTGCTGCGCGCCGGGGCCGAGCTGCGGAAATACTTCGACGATGGCCTGTCGGCCGCTCTCTACTCCAACTACGACCGCTTCGCCTCGCGCAATGACCACTTCGACTCCGAACGTTTCATCAACGGCGCGATGATGAGCTGGGAATACTGA
- a CDS encoding DUF1552 domain-containing protein — protein sequence MSHRVNFGFGRALDRRTFLRGTGAALALPWLSAMDRAFGDEARKEEAPRRFVAMTLGLGLHAENLNPSQAGRGFETSMYLRQLEDMREHYTVISGTSHPGVSGGHRAEASLLTAAPMSASAQSKNSISLDQLLAKHMGGKTRFPSIVLGLSGSNSPSYTENGAMIPAIDSPAALFTRLFIDDSPRERRKQAQRAREGQSVMDLVADDAKSLERQLGAGDRQRLDAYFTSVRELEHRLVESEAWVNKPKPKVDVTRPVDIGNPNDFVGRQRLMSDMVRLALSTDSSRYITLQLGGSGGVVPIPGVEEGYHNLSHHGLDEEKLAQLALVETEIVRAWGDFLRDLQTIDEPGGSLLDHTAVLLTSNLGNASSHDNRNMPVLVAGGGFRHGQHLAFDRKNNYPLPNLYLSLLQRLGLEREKFATSTGTMTGLEIA from the coding sequence ATGTCACACCGAGTGAACTTTGGATTTGGCCGGGCGCTCGACCGTCGGACCTTCCTGCGCGGAACGGGAGCCGCCCTGGCGCTTCCGTGGCTTTCGGCGATGGACCGGGCGTTCGGAGATGAAGCGAGGAAAGAGGAAGCGCCGAGGCGGTTCGTCGCCATGACGCTCGGACTCGGGCTGCATGCAGAGAACCTCAATCCATCCCAGGCGGGACGGGGATTCGAGACCTCGATGTATCTCCGGCAACTCGAGGACATGCGGGAGCATTACACGGTCATCTCAGGCACATCGCATCCTGGCGTCTCCGGAGGGCACCGGGCCGAAGCGAGCCTGCTGACAGCGGCGCCGATGAGCGCCTCGGCCCAGAGCAAGAACTCGATCTCGCTCGATCAGCTGCTGGCGAAGCACATGGGGGGCAAGACGCGGTTCCCGTCGATCGTGCTGGGGCTTTCCGGAAGCAACAGCCCTTCGTACACGGAGAACGGTGCGATGATTCCGGCGATCGATTCTCCGGCCGCGCTGTTCACGCGGCTGTTCATCGACGACTCGCCCCGCGAACGCCGGAAGCAGGCGCAGCGGGCCCGCGAGGGGCAGAGCGTGATGGATCTCGTGGCCGACGACGCCAAGTCGCTCGAGCGACAACTCGGCGCCGGCGACCGGCAGCGGCTGGACGCGTACTTCACGAGCGTCCGCGAGCTGGAGCATCGCCTGGTCGAATCGGAGGCGTGGGTGAACAAGCCGAAGCCGAAGGTGGATGTGACCAGGCCGGTCGACATCGGCAACCCGAACGACTTCGTGGGGAGGCAGCGGCTGATGAGCGACATGGTGCGTCTCGCGCTCTCGACCGACTCGTCGCGGTACATCACGCTGCAGCTGGGCGGTTCGGGCGGCGTCGTGCCGATTCCGGGCGTGGAAGAGGGCTATCACAACCTGAGCCACCACGGGCTGGATGAAGAGAAGCTCGCGCAGCTGGCCCTCGTGGAAACGGAAATCGTACGGGCGTGGGGAGACTTCCTCCGCGACCTGCAGACGATCGACGAGCCGGGCGGGTCGCTGCTCGATCACACGGCGGTGCTGCTGACGTCAAACCTGGGCAATGCCTCGAGCCACGACAACCGGAACATGCCGGTGCTGGTCGCGGGAGGAGGCTTCCGGCATGGGCAGCACCTGGCGTTCGACCGCAAGAACAACTACCCGCTGCCGAACCTGTACCTGTCGCTGCTGCAGCGGCTGGGCCTGGAGCGCGAGAAGTTTGCGACGAGCACCGGGACGATGACCGGACTGGAGATTGCGTGA
- a CDS encoding DUF1592 domain-containing protein: MPDKLKWTSGRRALRIPAGPSTPSLLLRLAGVMTADRFHWSLSFGRLSVVMTAVLAATVSLHAADPTEAFLKTHCLECHQGDAPEGKLDLERLSRDITNREIERRWVRIHDRLSSGEMPPKDAAQPASGDKAAFLEVLQGKLVTFREVDDRENGRVRGRRLTRRQIATTLQDLLAIDARLDGLLTEDAPSDSYSTVADRQTISHFHLEDHLRAVDRGLDEAFHRVLRGDSQLLRELTAEQIVRRDPRRRTREPEMRDGLAVIWSSGLIFYGRIPATTAPEEGWYHFKLRAKGLKLPQTGGVWTTVQSGLCVSSAPLLNSVTTFEATEEMRDIEFDAYMAKGEMLEIRPGDVTLKRARFQGGQVGVGEGEPQEVPGVAMESLSMERVYSPPADVTKEALFGDLEVRPRAGADAIVVSKSPEKDAETLLSAFAERAFRRPVSKDELEPYLDLVRQALNDDESFAGAMRMGYRAILCSPRFLYFFEAPGPLDDYAFAARLSYFLTGTAPDRELRQLAAEGRLKEKDVLRGQIDRLLEGRGVSMFVADFCDEWLDLQTIGFTEPDPKLYPGFDSIVQSAMLNETWITIETMILENRSVSELIKADHTYLNSRLARFYGIEGVEGDEMRKVTVERGSHRGGIITNGSVLKVTSNGSSTSPIIRGIWVAERLLGIPIPPPPENIPAIEPDIRGSKSIRELLAKHRSQDSCATCHVKIDPPGFALENFDPSGRWRERYLRLADGRRERGAHVEVAYTLPDGREFESLEEFQTLVGADARVLAVNLADELLTYGTGAAVSFADRAVVEAIANQAAESGYGFRSVLYGVIESPTFQSK, translated from the coding sequence ATGCCTGATAAACTGAAATGGACCTCCGGGCGGCGCGCCCTCCGCATTCCGGCAGGGCCCTCCACACCATCCCTCCTGCTTCGTCTGGCCGGTGTTATGACGGCTGACCGCTTCCACTGGTCTTTGAGCTTCGGTCGCCTGTCGGTCGTCATGACCGCCGTGCTGGCAGCGACCGTCTCTCTCCATGCGGCCGATCCGACGGAAGCGTTCCTCAAGACGCATTGCCTCGAGTGTCACCAGGGGGATGCTCCGGAGGGAAAGCTCGACCTCGAACGGCTGTCCCGCGACATCACCAACCGGGAGATCGAACGCCGCTGGGTGCGGATTCATGACCGACTGAGCTCCGGGGAAATGCCGCCCAAAGATGCGGCGCAACCTGCGTCGGGGGACAAGGCCGCATTCCTCGAAGTGCTCCAGGGAAAGCTTGTCACATTCCGGGAAGTGGATGATCGCGAGAACGGACGTGTGCGCGGGCGCCGGCTGACGCGTCGGCAGATCGCCACCACGCTTCAAGACCTGCTCGCCATCGATGCACGACTGGACGGGTTGCTGACGGAGGACGCGCCTTCCGACTCGTATTCGACCGTCGCGGACCGACAGACCATCTCCCATTTTCATCTGGAAGATCACCTGCGGGCTGTGGATCGCGGATTGGACGAGGCATTCCACCGCGTCCTCAGGGGCGATTCGCAGCTGCTGCGCGAGCTGACGGCGGAACAGATTGTCCGCAGGGATCCGCGTCGACGGACGCGCGAGCCGGAGATGAGGGACGGGCTGGCCGTCATCTGGTCGTCGGGTCTGATTTTCTATGGTCGCATCCCGGCGACGACCGCGCCCGAGGAGGGGTGGTATCACTTCAAGCTGCGGGCGAAAGGATTGAAGCTGCCGCAGACCGGCGGCGTGTGGACGACCGTGCAGAGCGGGTTGTGCGTTTCGAGCGCGCCGCTGTTGAACTCGGTGACCACGTTCGAAGCCACGGAGGAAATGCGGGACATCGAATTCGACGCCTACATGGCGAAAGGGGAGATGCTGGAAATCCGTCCGGGGGACGTGACCCTCAAGCGGGCGAGATTCCAGGGGGGGCAGGTGGGCGTGGGCGAAGGGGAGCCGCAGGAGGTTCCCGGCGTGGCCATGGAGTCGCTGTCGATGGAGCGGGTTTACAGTCCGCCGGCGGACGTGACAAAGGAAGCGCTGTTCGGCGACCTGGAAGTCCGACCACGCGCAGGTGCGGATGCGATCGTCGTCAGCAAGAGCCCGGAGAAGGACGCCGAGACGCTGCTCTCCGCGTTCGCCGAGCGTGCGTTCCGTCGTCCCGTCAGCAAAGACGAACTCGAGCCGTACCTGGACCTCGTCCGGCAGGCGCTGAACGACGACGAGTCGTTCGCGGGCGCGATGCGCATGGGTTACCGGGCGATCCTCTGCTCCCCCCGGTTCCTGTATTTCTTCGAAGCTCCGGGTCCTCTCGACGATTACGCCTTCGCCGCCCGGCTGAGCTATTTCCTGACGGGGACTGCGCCCGACCGGGAACTGAGGCAGCTCGCGGCCGAAGGGCGGCTCAAAGAAAAAGACGTGCTGCGGGGCCAGATCGATCGCCTGCTGGAGGGGCGCGGCGTCTCGATGTTTGTCGCCGACTTCTGCGATGAGTGGCTGGACCTGCAGACGATCGGATTCACCGAGCCTGATCCCAAGCTGTACCCCGGCTTCGACTCGATCGTGCAGAGCGCGATGCTCAACGAAACGTGGATCACGATCGAGACGATGATCCTGGAGAACCGCAGCGTTTCCGAGCTGATCAAGGCCGATCACACGTATCTCAACAGCCGGCTCGCGCGGTTCTATGGAATCGAGGGGGTCGAAGGGGATGAGATGCGGAAGGTGACCGTGGAGCGAGGCTCGCATCGCGGGGGGATCATCACGAACGGCTCGGTGTTGAAGGTGACTTCCAACGGCTCAAGCACATCGCCCATCATCCGCGGCATCTGGGTGGCGGAGCGACTGCTGGGGATTCCGATTCCTCCGCCACCGGAGAACATCCCGGCGATCGAGCCCGACATCCGCGGCTCCAAATCGATTCGCGAGCTGCTGGCGAAGCACCGTTCGCAGGATTCGTGCGCGACGTGTCACGTGAAGATTGATCCGCCGGGGTTCGCCCTGGAGAACTTCGATCCCTCGGGGCGGTGGCGTGAGCGCTATCTGCGGCTGGCGGATGGACGCCGGGAGAGAGGGGCCCATGTCGAAGTGGCCTATACGCTTCCTGATGGGCGCGAGTTTGAGTCGCTGGAGGAATTCCAGACGCTGGTCGGCGCGGACGCTCGGGTGCTGGCGGTGAATCTGGCGGACGAACTGCTGACGTATGGGACGGGGGCGGCGGTGTCGTTCGCCGACCGGGCCGTCGTCGAGGCGATTGCCAACCAGGCGGCGGAAAGCGGATACGGATTCCGGTCCGTGTTGTACGGAGTCATCGAGAGTCCGACCTTTCAGAGCAAATAG
- a CDS encoding PDZ domain-containing protein, translated as MQSTPRRDPKKFAQRTMAAAIAAAGMMASGLAAQAQTTGGGIGAAVNPSPGAAGGIPTQGTTGTTGGTATSGVASPTAPANPARPGSGPGINNTGSPALPVPRNLQAPIGGATGGPRGANGTSRIPGNTVPRGNAAGAATNGLNGASVPQPTSPINNGPRSNDNSVPRLPGNTRPGVTPTTPNTGVANRRPGANFRTGTITNFTGNSVSFREGANTSTLSISPDTVVQMDGRNITLRDIPANSQVRVERSPSNPNLAQRIVVVPQGTAGGTSVNTQTGTGSTGSANRSLPSNDLNAATPNATTPGNDINAGTANASTPGNDLNAPVANNADRSNRPLAPGRNPADQPLAPFTRGNDQPLQAGFNESNAQGTSQQRQPGTTDSSRFLGPVGGLRDQAGSTSNADPRRSSDTGKNAPVVLPDNAATGQNPRVVDGEPRPDNVLFNRELGNRLGMQMTAAQGGLTVGTVNQQSLAGRSGLLSGDQIRSVNGQPVTTTEDFGRLLQSGVEQGPITASIVRDGAARDVSLSLPNGFFNGLNVPAAVGAGNIAVAPDGTAGVNVGGAYVPATGEVNVGTNAATATGSAAASVGGAPGQAVAQQPAAPRSRPLDPPVGTQRSPITTEALKVPDVDLGWTLKATSEGVVMSSLVDDGLAAKNKLEPGDLIESIDGRPVTSPGAVSYELHRHPAGATVDFTLLRNGRRTTESVTLPESHKPLLLNQTESFGQANNAAKEQGGSGASPVELKPTEESLRRLEAENKALKAELEALRNPKKP; from the coding sequence ATGCAATCGACCCCACGACGCGATCCCAAGAAATTCGCCCAGCGCACGATGGCGGCGGCCATCGCCGCGGCGGGAATGATGGCGTCCGGCCTCGCGGCGCAGGCGCAGACCACCGGCGGTGGAATCGGCGCGGCGGTGAATCCGAGCCCGGGCGCAGCGGGCGGAATTCCGACCCAGGGAACGACTGGCACGACGGGTGGGACCGCGACTTCGGGCGTGGCCTCGCCGACCGCTCCGGCGAACCCGGCTCGTCCTGGCAGCGGTCCGGGCATCAATAATACAGGGTCGCCAGCGTTGCCCGTGCCGCGGAACCTACAGGCGCCGATTGGCGGCGCGACTGGCGGGCCGCGCGGTGCGAATGGCACGAGTCGGATTCCCGGCAACACGGTTCCGCGCGGAAACGCGGCCGGCGCCGCGACCAACGGCCTGAACGGGGCCAGCGTTCCTCAACCGACGTCGCCGATCAACAACGGGCCGCGGTCGAACGACAACAGCGTGCCGCGCCTGCCGGGGAACACGCGCCCCGGCGTCACGCCGACCACGCCCAACACAGGAGTGGCCAATCGCCGCCCCGGCGCCAATTTCCGGACGGGGACCATTACGAACTTCACCGGCAACAGCGTCTCGTTCCGGGAGGGCGCGAACACCTCGACACTATCGATCTCGCCAGACACGGTCGTCCAGATGGACGGACGCAACATCACACTCAGAGACATTCCGGCGAATTCGCAGGTGCGCGTGGAGCGCAGTCCTTCGAATCCCAATCTGGCCCAGCGGATCGTCGTTGTGCCGCAAGGGACTGCGGGCGGGACTTCGGTGAACACGCAGACGGGCACGGGTTCGACCGGCAGCGCGAACCGGTCGCTGCCCAGCAACGACCTGAATGCGGCGACTCCGAATGCCACGACGCCGGGAAATGACATCAACGCGGGGACAGCGAATGCCTCGACGCCCGGGAACGACCTGAACGCGCCGGTCGCCAACAATGCCGACAGGTCGAATCGTCCGCTGGCCCCCGGCCGGAATCCGGCCGACCAACCGCTGGCTCCGTTCACGCGTGGCAATGACCAGCCGCTGCAGGCCGGCTTCAATGAGTCGAACGCGCAGGGGACTTCGCAGCAGCGGCAGCCGGGAACGACTGACAGCAGCCGGTTTCTTGGTCCTGTCGGGGGCCTGAGAGATCAGGCCGGCAGCACGAGCAATGCTGATCCGCGGCGTTCCTCGGACACGGGGAAGAACGCGCCAGTGGTGCTTCCTGACAATGCAGCGACGGGACAGAATCCACGGGTCGTGGACGGTGAACCGCGTCCGGACAACGTCCTGTTTAACCGCGAACTGGGCAATCGTCTCGGAATGCAGATGACTGCGGCCCAGGGTGGGCTGACGGTCGGGACGGTCAACCAGCAGTCGCTGGCAGGAAGAAGCGGACTGTTGAGTGGGGACCAGATCCGGTCGGTCAATGGCCAGCCGGTGACGACGACGGAGGACTTCGGCCGCCTGTTGCAGTCGGGCGTCGAGCAAGGGCCGATCACCGCCAGCATCGTGCGGGATGGAGCGGCTCGTGACGTCAGCCTGTCGTTGCCCAACGGGTTCTTTAACGGCCTCAATGTGCCCGCGGCTGTAGGCGCTGGCAACATCGCCGTGGCTCCGGATGGAACCGCCGGAGTGAATGTCGGTGGAGCGTACGTGCCGGCGACTGGCGAGGTGAACGTGGGGACGAACGCCGCCACGGCCACCGGAAGCGCAGCCGCATCGGTCGGTGGCGCACCGGGCCAGGCCGTCGCACAGCAGCCGGCGGCTCCCCGCAGCCGGCCGCTCGATCCGCCTGTCGGCACGCAGCGTTCGCCGATCACCACGGAAGCCCTGAAGGTTCCGGACGTCGACCTGGGGTGGACGCTGAAGGCGACTTCCGAAGGCGTGGTGATGTCGTCGCTCGTCGATGACGGCCTGGCGGCGAAGAACAAGCTGGAGCCAGGGGACCTGATCGAATCGATCGATGGACGGCCGGTGACATCACCGGGAGCGGTGTCGTACGAACTTCATCGCCATCCTGCGGGGGCGACCGTCGACTTCACCCTGCTGCGCAACGGACGGCGGACGACGGAATCGGTCACGCTTCCGGAGAGCCACAAGCCGCTGTTGTTAAACCAGACCGAGAGCTTCGGCCAGGCGAACAACGCCGCCAAGGAGCAGGGTGGTTCGGGGGCGAGCCCGGTTGAGCTCAAGCCGACCGAAGAGTCGCTGCGGAGGCTGGAAGCCGAGAACAAGGCGCTCAAAGCGGAGTTGGAGGCCTTGAGGAATCCGAAGAAACCTTAA
- a CDS encoding GlsB/YeaQ/YmgE family stress response membrane protein produces the protein MQILSWIVFGLIVGAIAKLLYPGNKKTGCLSTIALGILGSVVGGIIAKLIWGGDEIQPRGLVLSVIGALIVLAITTRMGNRRLP, from the coding sequence ATGCAAATTCTCAGCTGGATTGTGTTCGGCCTGATTGTCGGAGCGATTGCCAAGCTCCTGTACCCGGGGAACAAGAAAACGGGATGCCTGAGTACGATTGCCCTGGGGATCCTCGGCTCCGTGGTTGGCGGCATCATCGCCAAGCTGATCTGGGGAGGCGATGAGATACAACCGCGCGGTCTGGTGCTTTCCGTGATTGGAGCGCTGATCGTGCTGGCGATCACAACTCGGATGGGGAATCGTCGACTGCCATGA